A region from the Hippoglossus hippoglossus isolate fHipHip1 chromosome 18, fHipHip1.pri, whole genome shotgun sequence genome encodes:
- the LOC117752026 gene encoding protein S100-P-like, which produces MTQLETAMASLMKTFDTYAAGEGKKDTLSKDETKTLLQKELPALLKAAKNQDEVDRLLKGLDFNGDSEVDFTEFVVLVAALTCAYHDRACKK; this is translated from the exons ATGACCCAGCTCGAGACAGCAATGGCCAGCCTGATGAAGACCTTTGATACATATGCTGCgggggaaggaaaaaaagacaccCTATCCAAAGATGAGACCAAGACTTTACTGCAAAAGGAGCTTCCTGCCTTGCTCAAG GCAGCGAAGAACCAAGATGAGGTGGACAGGCTCCTGAAGGGCCTGGATTTTAATGGTGACTCCGAGGTCGACTTCACCGAGTTTGTGGTGCTTGTAGCTGCCCTGACCTGCGCCTACCACGACCGTGCCTGCAAGAAGTGA
- the LOC117751805 gene encoding tyrosine-protein phosphatase non-receptor type substrate 1 isoform X1, translating to MKLLLSSLLLGSLCAISSRSASSTDIYVTQTPDVSVTEGDALNITCCFTSKSERARINWRKHLTENGNQSSVINKWPQGSQMNHSCSTLTFSNITREDSGKYICNVTVEIPLYSMKEGNGTVITVKPRGSAENKDVPPARSDEVPIIIAAAVVGLLLLIALGCYCTLRIRHGTTQAVRVIYEVPHIDSEEADMDKHSTSSSRGSSQWCQVPVYESFDYFERVKNKESG from the exons ATGAAGCTTCTTCTGAGCAGTCTGCTGCTGGGCTCTCTCTGTGCCATCTCATCTCGCA GTGCTTCATCTACAGACATCTATGTGACCCAGACCCCTGATGTTTCTGTCACGGAGGGCGACGCTCTAAACATCACCTGCTGCTTCACCTCGAAGTCTGAAAGAGCGAGGATCAACTGGCGGAAACATCTGACAGAGAATGGGAATCAGTCCAGCGTCATTAATAAATGGCCTCAAGGATCCCAGATGAATCATTCCTGTTcaactttgaccttttcaaatATCACAAGAGAGGATTCAGGGAAATACATCTGTAACGTGACGGTGGAGATACCGTTATATTCCATGAAGGAAGGAAATGGTACCGTCATCACAGTTAAGCCCAGAGGAAGCGCAG aaaataaagatgtcCCTCCGGCTCGTTCTGATGAAGTCCCCATAATAATTGCCGCTGCTGTTGTGGGTCTGTTGCTCCTCATCGCGCTCGGCTGTTACTGCACTCTGCGAATCAGACATGGTACAA CACAAGCAGTCAGGGTGATCTACGAGGTTCCCCACATTGACTCCGAAGAGGCAGATATGGATAAACACAGCACTAGCTCCTCCAGAGGCTCTTCTCAGTGG TGTCAGGTACCAGTGTATGAATCCTTTGATTACTTTGAACgggtgaaaaacaaagaaagtggATGA
- the LOC117751805 gene encoding tyrosine-protein phosphatase non-receptor type substrate 1 isoform X3, which produces MKLLLSSLLLGSLCAISSRSASSTDIYVTQTPDVSVTEGDALNITCCFTSKSERARINWRKHLTENGNQSSVINKWPQGSQMNHSCSTLTFSNITREDSGKYICNVTVEIPLYSMKEGNGTVITVKPRGSAENKDVPPARSDEVPIIIAAAVVGLLLLIALGCYCTLRIRHAQAVRVIYEVPHIDSEEADMDKHSTSSSRGSSQWCQVPVYESFDYFERVKNKESG; this is translated from the exons ATGAAGCTTCTTCTGAGCAGTCTGCTGCTGGGCTCTCTCTGTGCCATCTCATCTCGCA GTGCTTCATCTACAGACATCTATGTGACCCAGACCCCTGATGTTTCTGTCACGGAGGGCGACGCTCTAAACATCACCTGCTGCTTCACCTCGAAGTCTGAAAGAGCGAGGATCAACTGGCGGAAACATCTGACAGAGAATGGGAATCAGTCCAGCGTCATTAATAAATGGCCTCAAGGATCCCAGATGAATCATTCCTGTTcaactttgaccttttcaaatATCACAAGAGAGGATTCAGGGAAATACATCTGTAACGTGACGGTGGAGATACCGTTATATTCCATGAAGGAAGGAAATGGTACCGTCATCACAGTTAAGCCCAGAGGAAGCGCAG aaaataaagatgtcCCTCCGGCTCGTTCTGATGAAGTCCCCATAATAATTGCCGCTGCTGTTGTGGGTCTGTTGCTCCTCATCGCGCTCGGCTGTTACTGCACTCTGCGAATCAGACATG CACAAGCAGTCAGGGTGATCTACGAGGTTCCCCACATTGACTCCGAAGAGGCAGATATGGATAAACACAGCACTAGCTCCTCCAGAGGCTCTTCTCAGTGG TGTCAGGTACCAGTGTATGAATCCTTTGATTACTTTGAACgggtgaaaaacaaagaaagtggATGA